In Pseudomonadota bacterium, one DNA window encodes the following:
- a CDS encoding citrate synthase, with product MADSSVTITHDTTGESIQLPTREGTTGTPVIDIGNLNKGFGHFTLDPGFVATASCESKITYLDGGAGLLQYRGYPIEQLAEKCDYLEVCYLLLNGELPNKEEKLNFDHTIRTHTMINEGLRRFFDGFHHDAHPMAMMTGVVGSLSAFYHDSLDIHDPQQRMVTAQRIIAKMPTIAAAAYKHSIGQPFMYPRNELSYTGNLLHMMYAVPAEDYEVDPVAEKALDVLFTLHADHEQNASTSTVRLAGSSGTNPFGAIAAGTACLWGPAHGGANEAVLRMLDEIGDVSRIDQYIAKAKDKNDSFRLMGFGHRVYKNFDPRARIIKRIAHEVLAKYGNDPRMELAMKLEEIALVDEYFVKRGLYPNVDFYSGIIYRALNIPLEMLTVMFAIGRAVGWIAHWQEMVSGKMRIGRPRQLYTGEAKRDVPTIDER from the coding sequence ATGGCTGATTCCAGCGTAACGATTACTCACGATACCACCGGCGAGAGCATTCAGCTTCCCACGCGCGAAGGCACCACCGGTACGCCGGTCATCGACATTGGTAATCTTAATAAAGGCTTCGGACACTTTACGCTGGATCCGGGTTTTGTCGCGACCGCGAGCTGCGAAAGCAAAATTACCTACCTCGATGGCGGTGCCGGTCTGTTGCAGTATCGTGGCTACCCGATCGAACAGCTTGCCGAAAAGTGCGATTACTTAGAAGTGTGTTATCTGTTGCTCAACGGCGAACTGCCGAATAAAGAGGAAAAGCTAAACTTCGACCATACCATTCGCACGCACACCATGATCAACGAAGGGTTGCGTCGATTTTTCGACGGCTTTCATCACGATGCCCATCCGATGGCCATGATGACCGGTGTGGTCGGCTCACTGTCGGCGTTCTACCACGATTCGCTCGATATCCATGACCCGCAGCAGCGCATGGTCACCGCTCAGCGCATCATCGCCAAAATGCCGACTATTGCAGCGGCGGCCTACAAGCATTCCATTGGTCAGCCGTTTATGTACCCGCGCAACGAGTTGAGCTACACCGGCAATCTGCTACACATGATGTACGCCGTGCCAGCTGAGGATTACGAGGTCGATCCAGTGGCCGAAAAAGCTCTCGATGTGCTGTTTACGCTGCACGCCGACCACGAGCAAAACGCCTCGACCTCTACCGTGCGCCTGGCTGGTTCGTCGGGGACCAACCCATTTGGTGCCATCGCCGCCGGCACAGCCTGTCTGTGGGGACCGGCACACGGCGGTGCGAACGAAGCGGTGCTGAGAATGCTCGATGAAATTGGCGACGTGTCGCGAATCGATCAGTACATCGCAAAGGCCAAAGACAAAAACGACAGTTTCCGACTGATGGGCTTCGGGCACCGTGTGTACAAGAATTTTGATCCCCGAGCACGCATTATCAAACGGATCGCTCACGAGGTGTTGGCCAAATATGGCAACGACCCACGCATGGAGCTTGCCATGAAGCTCGAAGAAATTGCGTTGGTCGATGAGTACTTTGTGAAGCGCGGTTTGTACCCCAACGTCGATTTTTATTCCGGCATTATTTATCGGGCACTCAATATTCCGCTGGAGATGCTCACCGTGATGTTTGCTATCGGACGGGCGGTGGGGTGGATTGCGCACTGGCAGGAAATGGTGTCGGGTAAAATGCGTATCGGCCGTCCACGTCAGCTCTACACGGGCGAAGCCAAGCGCGACGTACCGACCATCGACGAGCGGTAG
- a CDS encoding cyclic nucleotide-binding domain-containing protein, producing the protein MQSPPQQRIDRADLQQFLERARIRRFTKGQTILAADEEPRTIHYLVKGSVEVVMETEEGKELVLAFLNEGHFFGEMGYFNQKAERSAWVRSRRDSVVAELTYEQFSEFSKTNTSLVFELATQLAVRLGRTNARVGNLAFLGVSGRVAKVLLELAEEPDAVDIEGGRRLKYTQPQLARIVGCSREMISRVLKLLQSQGLITIDKGIIVWGEFKERPVREPQLVV; encoded by the coding sequence ATGCAGAGCCCTCCCCAGCAACGCATTGATCGCGCCGACTTGCAGCAGTTTCTGGAACGAGCGCGCATTCGCCGATTCACCAAAGGTCAGACGATTCTGGCGGCCGATGAAGAGCCACGCACCATACACTACCTGGTTAAAGGGTCTGTGGAAGTGGTGATGGAAACCGAGGAGGGCAAAGAGCTCGTTCTCGCCTTTCTGAACGAAGGTCACTTCTTTGGTGAGATGGGCTATTTCAATCAAAAAGCCGAACGCTCGGCGTGGGTACGTTCACGGCGAGATAGCGTGGTCGCCGAATTGACGTATGAACAGTTTAGCGAATTTTCCAAGACCAACACGTCACTGGTTTTCGAATTGGCCACCCAGCTTGCGGTGCGCCTGGGTCGCACCAACGCCCGGGTGGGAAATCTCGCCTTTCTCGGTGTGTCAGGGCGTGTGGCCAAAGTGCTCTTAGAGCTTGCCGAAGAACCCGATGCGGTGGATATCGAGGGTGGTCGACGGTTGAAATACACGCAGCCACAGCTCGCCCGGATCGTCGGGTGTTCACGCGAAATGATTTCACGGGTGCTCAAGCTTCTGCAGTCCCAGGGCCTTATTACGATCGACAAGGGCATCATCGTCTGGGGTGAATTCAAAGAACGACCCGTTCGCGAACCGCAGCTGGTGGTCTAA
- a CDS encoding DUF3187 family protein, whose translation MTTSLSTRNPKQTTVRLFFVFSITLLSTVCTAQNTTAPLTLNNRTPFTQIFMAPIAPDLALSPTSRQLSTQFDLTSHSLIQSNDIEQLEIDGETYRLAIQASARIRPRLIVHAEAPFFLHGAGFIDRFIDDWHALTQLPEGERPRQPQDALLFGYRNNDEFFLVDRQQQGIGDLQFAAAYQLQGMRSSSPEGISPTTWLQIAIKLPTGRYRALTGSEAVDIGVSIHHTRHVPTENRSWSFNADVFFLHVGDTPQLSARRFQWQTNLRAALNLTDTLAPEAQLRYRSAAYNSNIPALGDASLSLDAGVYLTRPNGVWRFGISEDLNVDSAPDITFYAHFSRRYGH comes from the coding sequence ATGACCACATCCCTTAGCACTCGCAATCCCAAGCAAACAACAGTTAGGCTGTTTTTTGTTTTTTCCATAACGCTCCTGAGCACCGTCTGCACGGCACAGAACACCACCGCACCACTGACACTCAATAACCGCACACCCTTCACTCAGATTTTTATGGCACCGATTGCGCCAGACCTCGCGCTTTCACCAACGTCTCGTCAACTGTCCACCCAATTTGATTTGACCTCACACTCTCTGATTCAAAGCAATGACATCGAGCAACTTGAAATCGACGGCGAGACGTATCGTTTGGCAATCCAGGCATCCGCACGAATCCGCCCACGATTGATTGTGCACGCCGAAGCACCCTTCTTCCTCCACGGTGCCGGGTTTATAGATCGCTTTATTGATGACTGGCATGCGCTCACTCAGTTACCGGAAGGCGAACGGCCCCGTCAACCGCAAGATGCACTGTTGTTTGGCTATCGAAACAACGACGAATTTTTCCTCGTCGACCGACAGCAACAGGGTATCGGAGACCTACAATTTGCCGCCGCCTATCAGCTACAAGGAATGCGAAGTAGCTCTCCCGAAGGTATATCTCCAACAACATGGCTGCAGATTGCGATAAAACTACCAACAGGACGGTATCGAGCATTGACTGGCAGCGAAGCAGTCGATATTGGGGTATCCATTCATCACACGCGCCATGTGCCGACTGAAAACCGATCGTGGTCGTTTAATGCGGATGTGTTTTTCTTACACGTGGGTGACACACCCCAACTCAGCGCACGTCGTTTTCAGTGGCAAACCAATCTGCGTGCTGCACTGAACCTAACCGATACGCTTGCCCCGGAAGCGCAGCTTCGTTATCGAAGTGCAGCGTATAACAGCAATATCCCCGCCCTTGGCGATGCCTCGCTTAGCCTTGATGCTGGTGTGTATCTGACTAGACCCAACGGCGTTTGGCGATTCGGCATCAGCGAGGACCTCAACGTCGATTCAGCACCCGATATCACGTTCTACGCGCACTTCTCGCGTCGGTACGGACACTAA
- the ppnN gene encoding nucleotide 5'-monophosphate nucleosidase PpnN encodes MSGIDARVSPVGSLELLSQTETSILTDGADTRLYALFRQCCLAVLNSGAEEDDAKSMLAKHEQFDIQLEQQERGLKLVLKNAPESAFVDGEIIKGMQENLFSVLRDIVFVDQEILKSDRFDLSNPDDITNAVFHILRRAGALKPGQALDMVVCWGGHSISRTEYDYTKAVGYQFGLRGLNVITGCGPGAMKGPMKGATIGHAKQRMGSGRYIGISEPGIIAAEAPNPIVNNLVIMPDIEKRLEAFVRTGHGVTVFPGGAGTAEEILYLLGIKLHPDNRNMPLPFIWTGPKSSADYFRQLDEFISQTLGPEAQQLYTIIIDDPARVAVEMKQGFEQVRAFRRDNSDAFYYNWVMQIDPDFQMPFEPTHENMSQLNISLGQPVHELAANLRRVFSGIVAGNVKEQGITAIEEHGPFQISGDKRIMRMLDELLSAFADAGRMKLHGDYTPCYHVIT; translated from the coding sequence ATGAGCGGCATTGACGCACGCGTATCCCCGGTGGGCAGCCTGGAACTGCTCTCGCAAACGGAAACCAGCATTCTCACCGACGGCGCCGACACGCGTCTCTATGCGTTGTTTCGCCAGTGCTGCCTGGCTGTCTTAAACAGTGGCGCCGAAGAAGACGACGCCAAATCGATGCTCGCGAAACACGAACAGTTCGATATTCAGCTCGAACAACAAGAGCGTGGTTTAAAGCTGGTGCTCAAAAATGCACCCGAGTCCGCGTTTGTCGATGGCGAAATAATCAAAGGCATGCAAGAAAACCTGTTTTCCGTCTTGCGCGACATCGTGTTTGTCGACCAGGAAATTCTCAAGTCCGATCGTTTCGACTTATCGAATCCCGACGACATCACCAACGCCGTTTTCCATATTTTGCGCCGTGCCGGTGCCCTCAAGCCCGGACAAGCCCTCGACATGGTGGTCTGCTGGGGCGGACACTCCATCAGCCGCACCGAGTATGACTACACCAAAGCGGTGGGTTACCAATTTGGTTTGCGCGGCCTCAATGTGATCACCGGCTGCGGACCGGGCGCGATGAAAGGCCCTATGAAAGGCGCCACCATTGGCCATGCCAAACAGCGTATGGGCAGCGGTCGTTACATCGGTATCTCCGAACCCGGCATTATCGCCGCCGAGGCACCGAATCCGATTGTTAATAATCTGGTGATCATGCCCGACATCGAAAAACGACTGGAGGCCTTTGTGCGGACCGGTCATGGCGTTACAGTGTTTCCCGGTGGCGCGGGCACAGCCGAAGAAATTCTTTATCTTCTCGGCATCAAACTGCACCCCGACAATCGCAATATGCCACTGCCGTTTATCTGGACTGGCCCAAAAAGTTCGGCCGACTATTTTCGACAGCTCGATGAATTTATCAGCCAGACCCTCGGCCCCGAAGCACAGCAGCTCTACACCATCATCATTGATGATCCCGCTCGAGTCGCGGTGGAAATGAAGCAAGGATTTGAGCAAGTGCGGGCATTTCGTCGGGACAACAGTGACGCGTTTTATTACAACTGGGTCATGCAGATCGACCCCGATTTCCAGATGCCGTTCGAACCGACTCATGAAAACATGTCGCAACTGAACATCTCATTGGGGCAACCGGTTCATGAACTCGCCGCCAATCTGCGACGGGTGTTTTCCGGCATCGTCGCCGGCAACGTCAAAGAACAGGGCATCACCGCTATCGAAGAACATGGCCCTTTCCAGATAAGCGGCGATAAGCGCATTATGCGCATGCTCGATGAATTGCTCAGTGCCTTTGCCGATGCGGGCCGGATGAAACTACACGGCGACTACACGCCGTGCTACCACGTCATCACCTGA
- a CDS encoding tetratricopeptide repeat protein produces the protein MNDVNRAISITDRLLAWDMLDSAATVLETSLESNPYHPELLRRLGKVRLAQGLPQEAIPYLKLAIQHDQTRDALSADSRVSVS, from the coding sequence ATGAACGACGTAAACCGCGCCATATCAATTACGGACCGATTACTGGCCTGGGACATGCTCGACAGTGCTGCCACAGTGTTGGAAACCAGCCTGGAGAGTAATCCTTATCATCCCGAGCTCTTGCGACGGCTGGGTAAGGTGCGTCTGGCTCAGGGGCTTCCTCAAGAAGCGATACCGTATCTTAAACTTGCGATTCAACACGACCAAACACGCGATGCGCTGTCGGCGGACAGTCGCGTGTCGGTATCCTAA
- a CDS encoding cytidine deaminase has protein sequence MEQLKRLARNASSRAYSPYSGIRVGAAVCDESGRTFTGCNIENASYGLTLCAERVAMATAVAAGATEIKALAVVLNADGETVEKFTPCGACLQFLAEFADRDTPVSVGDVDFVLSDLLANPFAVS, from the coding sequence TTGGAGCAACTCAAACGACTGGCTCGAAACGCGAGTAGCCGTGCGTATAGCCCTTATTCAGGCATTCGCGTTGGGGCGGCGGTGTGTGATGAATCGGGTCGAACATTTACCGGCTGCAACATCGAAAATGCCAGCTATGGGTTGACGTTATGTGCTGAACGGGTGGCGATGGCGACGGCTGTCGCGGCCGGTGCCACCGAGATCAAAGCGCTGGCCGTCGTGCTCAATGCCGACGGCGAAACGGTAGAGAAATTCACCCCCTGTGGCGCCTGTCTTCAGTTTCTCGCCGAGTTTGCCGACCGCGATACGCCGGTTTCGGTGGGCGATGTCGACTTCGTCTTAAGTGATTTACTCGCCAATCCATTTGCGGTGTCGTGA
- a CDS encoding 3'-5' exonuclease: MADFAHADPAELARALATHDDYRVVKRYQKPDQYAPLPDNREAVKTGIYLDVETTGFDHGADHIIELAMVKFSFSSDGTLYRLGDEYDELNDPGVPIPAEITRITGITDEMVNGESFDAQVIEAFIQDASIIVAHNAGFDRKFVEASFPFFANKAWACSVAQIDWREAGFESAKLEYLAYRQGFFYSGHRAVTDCLAGIHVLSYTLDDQPALAELLNTARRKGFRLWAANAPFESKDVLKSRGYRWNSGADGRPKAWYKDLGDTELDEEQAFLESNVYGGQRSLPVDTINAFNRFSARI, from the coding sequence ATGGCAGACTTTGCTCACGCCGATCCGGCCGAATTAGCACGCGCCCTGGCGACCCACGACGACTATCGCGTCGTCAAGCGCTACCAAAAACCCGATCAGTATGCGCCGCTTCCGGACAATCGCGAAGCCGTGAAAACCGGCATCTACCTCGATGTCGAAACAACCGGGTTCGATCACGGTGCCGATCATATCATCGAACTTGCCATGGTGAAGTTCTCGTTCTCCAGTGACGGTACCCTGTACCGACTGGGTGATGAGTATGACGAACTTAATGATCCTGGCGTGCCCATTCCTGCAGAAATCACGCGCATTACCGGCATCACCGACGAGATGGTGAACGGTGAGTCGTTTGACGCGCAGGTAATCGAAGCGTTTATTCAAGACGCCTCCATCATTGTGGCGCACAACGCCGGCTTTGATCGAAAGTTTGTCGAGGCTAGCTTCCCGTTTTTCGCCAACAAGGCCTGGGCCTGTTCGGTCGCACAAATCGATTGGCGCGAGGCAGGCTTTGAAAGTGCAAAACTGGAATACTTGGCCTATCGACAAGGGTTTTTCTACAGTGGTCATCGGGCGGTGACCGATTGCCTGGCAGGGATTCATGTTTTGAGCTATACGCTCGATGATCAGCCGGCGCTGGCGGAACTACTCAATACCGCACGCCGCAAAGGCTTTCGACTGTGGGCAGCCAATGCGCCATTTGAAAGCAAAGACGTTTTGAAGTCGCGCGGCTACCGTTGGAATAGCGGCGCCGATGGTCGCCCCAAAGCGTGGTACAAAGATTTGGGCGACACCGAACTCGACGAGGAACAGGCGTTTTTGGAATCTAACGTGTACGGCGGCCAACGTTCGTTACCGGTCGATACAATCAACGCGTTTAACCGCTTTTCAGCACGAATTTAG
- a CDS encoding DNA-3-methyladenine glycosylase 2 family protein — protein sequence MRRVIRQHGPCTLARGRPDYFDTLAWSIVSQQLSTKAAHTIGTRVLALTDQTRMAAAPIRAASHEALRGAGLSNNKARFLHALCDEVLDGHLNFRSLAQMPDEAVIQRLIQLKGIGRWTAEMFLMFALKRADVASPDDVGLQRALFELYPLRKRPSPRRFHELLRQFSPYRTVACWYLWRTVD from the coding sequence ATGCGCAGGGTAATCCGGCAGCATGGACCTTGCACGCTTGCGCGCGGCCGACCGGACTACTTTGACACCCTCGCCTGGTCGATCGTCTCGCAGCAGTTGTCGACCAAAGCGGCGCACACGATCGGAACCCGCGTCTTAGCATTGACCGATCAGACGCGTATGGCCGCAGCGCCGATACGCGCTGCGTCCCATGAAGCGTTGCGCGGTGCGGGGCTGTCCAACAATAAAGCCCGCTTTTTACACGCGCTGTGTGATGAGGTGCTCGACGGTCATCTAAATTTTCGTTCGCTGGCGCAGATGCCCGACGAGGCGGTGATCCAGCGGTTGATCCAATTGAAGGGAATTGGGCGCTGGACTGCGGAGATGTTCCTGATGTTTGCCCTCAAGCGTGCCGATGTGGCGTCTCCCGATGATGTGGGTCTGCAGCGCGCCTTGTTTGAACTCTATCCGCTTCGCAAACGCCCGTCGCCGCGACGCTTCCATGAACTTTTGCGCCAGTTCTCACCGTATCGTACGGTGGCATGCTGGTATTTATGGCGTACCGTCGATTAA
- a CDS encoding pyridoxal-phosphate dependent enzyme — MPILPEALVNAFPRVPLATLPTPVFAINGQRALDRDAIQRGSSANADIWRDVWVKHDGRCSKLYAGNKVRKLEYLLADAQNQGAQHIVTLGGAGSNHAVATSTYAHHLGMRCTACLSHQPPGAIATLNLRRHVALGTQLYVYEQFRDALDHAHTLAQAEDTVLVPLGGSAPLASLGYVSAAYELATQVANGELPQPERIYVACGTMGTAVGLAIGMTLLDWPTQVVAVRVTERGVASPHKFSALYEHSVALLKSTVPSLPLDATLHPDRVLFVDDFFGTAYAEPTPEALDAIEFARTAGLNLDGTYTGKAFAALTAHRQQAQFDGPALFWCTLNAVDTPLAEIDALASLGEDFARYR, encoded by the coding sequence ATGCCGATACTGCCCGAAGCACTCGTCAACGCCTTTCCACGCGTACCACTTGCCACGCTACCGACGCCGGTTTTTGCCATCAATGGGCAACGAGCGCTTGACCGCGACGCGATCCAACGAGGGTCAAGCGCCAACGCCGATATCTGGCGAGACGTCTGGGTTAAACACGATGGACGCTGCAGCAAGTTGTACGCCGGAAATAAGGTGCGAAAGTTGGAGTACTTGCTCGCGGACGCACAGAACCAGGGCGCACAACACATCGTCACACTGGGGGGCGCAGGGTCCAATCACGCGGTCGCCACAAGCACCTATGCCCACCATCTCGGTATGCGCTGCACCGCGTGCCTGTCCCATCAACCACCCGGTGCCATCGCCACGCTCAATCTGCGCCGCCATGTGGCACTCGGCACGCAACTGTATGTGTACGAGCAGTTTCGCGATGCGCTCGATCACGCACATACGCTCGCCCAGGCAGAAGATACGGTGCTCGTACCGCTGGGCGGTTCGGCACCGCTTGCCTCGCTGGGTTATGTGTCGGCCGCCTATGAGTTAGCCACTCAAGTCGCCAACGGCGAACTGCCTCAACCGGAGCGCATCTACGTAGCGTGCGGCACGATGGGCACCGCCGTAGGTCTCGCTATTGGCATGACACTGTTGGATTGGCCCACCCAGGTGGTTGCAGTTAGAGTCACTGAGCGCGGCGTCGCGTCGCCACATAAGTTTTCCGCCCTTTATGAACACAGTGTCGCGCTGCTCAAGTCAACCGTACCGTCGCTCCCTTTGGACGCAACACTACACCCGGATCGTGTTCTATTTGTTGACGATTTTTTTGGAACAGCCTACGCCGAGCCCACTCCCGAGGCGCTAGACGCAATCGAATTTGCTCGCACGGCAGGTTTAAACCTCGATGGTACTTACACGGGCAAAGCGTTTGCCGCGTTGACCGCGCATCGGCAACAAGCGCAATTTGATGGACCAGCGCTATTCTGGTGTACGCTCAACGCCGTCGACACACCACTGGCGGAGATCGATGCGCTGGCTTCCCTTGGAGAGGACTTCGCCCGGTATCGCTGA
- a CDS encoding DUF1043 family protein → MSDLITNIWVVALISVLLGVGLGVLIARVFARDSGGRTAADVQAELDQYKEEVGQHFTTTSELFRDLTEKYRDVYNHLASGAQSLGEDAMDQTRIEFTPSNAVTAEDSIDHTDQTEAASTDTDRSGDDPPLGAG, encoded by the coding sequence ATGTCTGACCTCATCACTAACATTTGGGTTGTTGCACTGATCAGTGTGCTGCTGGGCGTGGGTCTTGGTGTGTTGATCGCGCGCGTATTCGCTCGTGATTCTGGCGGCCGCACGGCGGCTGACGTACAGGCCGAGCTGGACCAGTATAAAGAAGAAGTCGGTCAACACTTCACGACCACTTCTGAACTTTTTCGCGACTTGACCGAGAAATATCGCGATGTGTACAACCACTTGGCGAGCGGTGCTCAATCGCTCGGTGAAGATGCCATGGACCAGACGCGTATTGAATTTACGCCGTCCAACGCGGTGACGGCGGAAGACTCAATTGACCACACGGATCAAACTGAAGCCGCCTCGACCGACACCGACCGGTCGGGCGACGATCCGCCACTCGGCGCGGGGTAA
- a CDS encoding serine hydrolase domain-containing protein: MKIPDTPIFSSPLRRITVDLDPLTDVGRESEGCEELGLPRDYRDRVWDAVERWYRTGTQPFVSLCVRKQGSMVIHRSLGHRHGTWSKNGMGADGEVGSIDTPITVFSASKALTALLIHGLAEEGVLNLDERVAHYLPAFAANGKASITISQVLSHQGGFPVMPKGLPPETIFDYERVVDILMASPLQRPPGRGTAYHAVSGGYILGALANTVTGKSLNQILRKRVCVPLGLPTLRYGAPLNGQSRVATNYNTGGVHRWPVSSLIERTLGADWNTVVELSNQPGFLSTTVPAGNAIGTASEWGLLMELLLNQGRIGDVQVFAPDTLRRVTQFKAGSILDGTLFVPSRFSEGLMLGANPVSLFGPMTKDALGHLGFINIFCWADPSRDLSVALLSTGKSLFGLHLAELMRVLFAINRAPRAR; this comes from the coding sequence ATGAAAATTCCCGACACACCGATTTTCTCTTCGCCCTTGCGGCGCATTACCGTCGATCTTGATCCACTCACCGATGTGGGTCGGGAGAGTGAGGGCTGTGAGGAGCTCGGCCTGCCACGTGATTATCGAGACCGCGTGTGGGACGCCGTCGAGCGTTGGTATCGCACAGGCACGCAACCGTTCGTGTCGCTGTGCGTCCGTAAACAAGGGTCCATGGTTATCCATCGCAGTCTTGGGCATCGTCACGGCACCTGGTCGAAAAACGGGATGGGTGCCGATGGCGAGGTCGGATCGATCGACACGCCGATCACGGTGTTTTCCGCGTCCAAGGCGTTAACCGCGCTGCTCATTCACGGGTTGGCTGAGGAAGGTGTGCTCAATCTGGATGAGCGGGTCGCGCACTATTTGCCAGCGTTTGCTGCGAATGGGAAAGCGTCTATTACAATCAGCCAGGTGCTGAGCCATCAAGGTGGCTTTCCGGTGATGCCAAAAGGGCTGCCGCCGGAGACCATTTTCGATTACGAGCGAGTCGTGGATATCCTCATGGCCAGTCCGTTGCAACGGCCACCCGGTCGCGGCACCGCCTATCACGCGGTTAGCGGCGGCTACATTCTTGGTGCGTTGGCCAATACGGTAACGGGTAAGTCGCTCAACCAGATTCTGCGCAAACGTGTTTGTGTGCCGCTTGGGCTGCCGACGTTGCGTTACGGTGCCCCGCTCAATGGGCAGTCGCGCGTCGCGACCAACTACAACACAGGCGGCGTGCACCGCTGGCCGGTGTCGTCACTGATCGAGCGAACGCTGGGTGCCGATTGGAATACGGTCGTTGAGTTGTCGAATCAGCCCGGCTTTTTGTCGACCACGGTGCCAGCCGGCAATGCGATTGGCACCGCAAGCGAATGGGGGCTTTTGATGGAGTTGCTCCTTAATCAGGGCCGGATTGGCGATGTGCAGGTGTTTGCGCCCGACACATTAAGGCGCGTGACGCAGTTTAAGGCCGGTAGTATTCTCGACGGCACGCTGTTTGTGCCGTCTCGATTCAGCGAGGGTCTAATGCTTGGTGCCAATCCGGTGAGTTTGTTCGGCCCGATGACCAAAGACGCGTTGGGCCACCTTGGTTTCATTAATATTTTTTGTTGGGCCGATCCGTCGCGCGACCTCTCCGTGGCACTGCTATCGACCGGCAAGTCGCTGTTCGGGCTGCACCTCGCTGAGTTGATGCGGGTGCTTTTTGCGATCAATCGCGCGCCGCGCGCACGCTAA